From a single Nymphaea colorata isolate Beijing-Zhang1983 chromosome 4, ASM883128v2, whole genome shotgun sequence genomic region:
- the LOC116253055 gene encoding uncharacterized protein LOC116253055 isoform X1 yields MAERKQRDLEELHRLTSKISKPKITPILRGVYHIQGPVDELEPDIQASKEAPPIDNSLGKDSHLSSEAGSREVCLAPCFPGTHNHFQTVSNVELEPGDGMSDESGRRKAVKQGSFGNNKSKFVKSHACDDQPQTSETSNLVSACSSHDSASENADGKGSVRGCVNSDSCLYDGSKIMMSEEQVDDNHGGGSSRSGVIHGVHSVHRLVNESFNHVSLSNLKPTKAHAAVKLDSAEKTKSLTDSGGGSHTRGITRSSKRLGGLESVDTGKDVQTHSKVLGRETSGKDGSVSNSASESNSSQSNSTSKCRNSSAKCHENAPNGHVCTSSPHEIKETKLHPSPDKGDSRRCSGGSNFEEEPMHMEKIGGSSLISKKDVPKTSNVYEKMSLLCPSQTVNESSRPPGVIDVPKKHGENDDLLGPLPDKSSNVGSMEMAGTMPLPSNEAHIRTAQVAQNSASLSKNAGELIESAVVQVEPPSILFPVIASGTSGTISTFKDSSVNHLTAESTSATVAQRNPSVGSAAKIHPYAEAEHDQDPNAVNISTDRDDTAGLSSQPKQKDLPVSAQLEGCTTSSSASEKQGKLQLSQPSSESDHSESDLVEDDVKVCDICGDAGREEQLAVCSRCNDGAEHTYCMQVMLDKVPEGEWLCEECKSKENVESQKSDKSETIFPASRLPILKEKNKISKASAISKSLPKLDLKVLDLDMKQATKPATPRLVEAEPVSAAKRQASDKGNGSPNLCSPNRKPSLLREGSFKNLDTGKVKLGHSVTSSAGQSANHPEEIGTYGCNSRMQSRLQSPRNKFSPLSNLPHKSAQFSEGGHCSSMASTLVSKASTLSKGSEASLSNMTTSQGVKPKPKVKQVLDEVPQKHLLARNSSFCDRRKEGPVKMLGKSASFKSNTNTVSLSLDDMKLKLQSQNLPHAEDLKSLKQLNEGASVIGRKNSFKLDHPMNGSSPAASTGNLYLPRSDTKALQSDAKTKAASDAAVASKKDAEKTISCGNGIRKRLLSCHGEYVAPITNELDKKNGLVDEKTKIVKSVAVDTSMGSENILVSAGSQVQIQTPSSFDDTSAVANSSENKMMEQNLQQSGSKEDNLIGSHTPDKSHSNPSYTVQEGLLQTRDSSNLETRSKELSPFVQSRKFLANGRKIRCFKCKEIGHIAQFCSNKGNDAGISPRASTASAVRGSKEMTGKSKWDHAVETGLSQKTKNGEGDRLFIHSNDVVLPTTDLNNDLASKTPVPTGLGAVSVATNSGSALLMEKDGKKLEPCFREMPLQPFRSHVTCFAIPEHHYIWQGSFEVQRSGKIADFCDGVQAHLSTCASPKVVEAANGFPSRVQLEEIPRLSLWPVQFQAKYPTEDNIALYFFAKDVESYERDYKKLVENMLTNDLALKANVGSVELLIFTSDQLPDNSQRWNRLFFLWGVFRERKVGCLEPVSSSMAKPFGADRDVSSSSKDFSSMIAETTVVSKLIPPVCLGEDSSSYRTPEASEAAEATTSLSLPSSVDQLSNLFGHNESIEEDVLPSKNQSSSMAPDINPNSHQMACQLSANSSSKAPHNGRQRQSVISLKEGDRDSQIRHDMDQPYLRRSEILNATESSRALPAVSEMQEPSSDSSKDVKVICNNQDQEQLTKEMQMVAKGKDGELQDSIDKNKDQLLVDLGGPEPAIIPIKKESSALDLRSNCKRQHVCFSGKTFKAYEIKHEGSNCASINGEHESKRIKRGNMLNSCGIDLNSTFPENEDIKVDHHTFDHGEEAESSKTAERCFFSVDFGHVRDREACSSNSWPSFKNNNDESLRSDIPNLELELGAGKQVKKGLLPLFLNVLDEKSCKDSHSDKGIDGADGGASSLSLSLAFPVPEKEKSENPVSASEKVFAEQPHVNTPLWLFGGCMDS; encoded by the exons ATGGCAGAGAGGAAGCAGCGGGACTTGGAAGAGTTACACAGACTCACCTCTAAAATCTCGAAACCGAAG ATTACTCCAATATTACGGGGGGTTTATCATATACAAGGACCAGTGGATGAGTTAGAGCCTGATATTCAAGCAAGTAAG GAAGCACCTCCCATTGACAATTCATTGGGCAAGGACAGCCATTTGTCTTCTGAAGCTGGAAGTCGTGAAGTGTGTCTTGCTCCATGTTTCCCTGGTACACATAATCATTTTCAAACTGTGTCGAATGTTGAACTAGAGCCAGGGGACGGGATGTCAGATGAAAGTGGCCGAAGAAAGGCAGTTAAACAAGGTTCGTTTGGTAATAATAAATCTAAGTTTGTTAAGAGCCATGCATGTGATGACCAACCACAAACAAGTGAGACGAGCAACCTGGTTAGTGCTTGTTCAAGTCATGATTCCGCTTCTGAAAATGCAGACGGCAAAGGAAGTGTAAGGGGGTGTGTTAATTCGGACTCTTGTTTGTATGATGGAAGTAAGATCATGATGTCTGAGGAGCAGGTTGATGATAATCATGGTGGTGGCAGTTCAAGAAGTGGGGTAATTCATGGAGTTCATTCTGTGCATAGGTTGGTCAATGAGAGTTTTAATCATGTTTCCTTGTCTAATTTAAAACCAACAAAGGCTCATGCTGCAGTTAAGCTGGATTCTGCAGAGAAAACAAAGAGTCTTACTGATTCTGGTGGAGGTTCTCATACACGAGGCATTACCAGGTCTTCAAAAAGGCTAGGAGGTCTTGAATCTGTTGATACTGGTAAGGATGTGCAAACACACTCAAAGGTTTTAGGCAGAGAAACCAGTGGGAAGGATGGATCTGTTTCTAATTCTGCTTCAGAGTCCAACTCTTCACAATCAAATAGTACATCCAAATGTAGAAATAGTTCTGCtaaatgtcatgaaaatgcacCAAATGGACATGTGTGTACATCATCCCCACATGAGATAAAGGAAACGAAGCTTCATCCTTCTCCTGATAAAGGTGATTCAAGGAGATGCAGTGGAGGAAGTAACTTTGAAGAGGAACCCATGCATATGGAGAAAATTGGTGGTTCAtcattaatttcaaaaaaagatgTGCCAAAGACTTCtaatgtttatgaaaaaatgagtttaCTGTGCCCGTCGCAAACTGTTAACGAATCTAGTAGACCACCTGGGGTCATTGATGTTCCAAAGAAACATGGTGAAAATGATGATCTGTTAGGCCCACTTCCAGATAAAAGTTCAAATGTGGGCTCTATGGAAATGGCAGGTACAATGCCCCTTCCCTCAAACGAAGCACATATTAGAACTGCTCAAGTTGCACAGAATTCAGCCTCTCTCTCTAAGAATGCAGGTGAACTTATTGAATCTGCAGTTGTACAAGTAGAACCTCCTTCAATATTATTTCCAGTCATAGCTAGTGGCACAAGTGGAACAATATCAACCTTCAAAGATTCATCTGTTAACCATTTGACTGCTGAAAGTACTTCAGCTACTGTCGCCCAAAGGAATCCATCTGTTGGTTCAGCAGCAAAGATCCACCCTTATGCAGAAGCTGAACATGACCAGGACCCAAATGCTGTAAATATTTCTACTGATCGAGATGATACTGCTGGCTTATCATCTCAACCTAAACAGAAAGATTTGCCTGTGAGTGCTCAACTTGAAGGATGCACCACCTCATCCAGTGCATCTGAGAAGCAGGGGAAATTGCAATTATCACAGCCTTCATCTGAGAGTGACCATTCTGAGTCTGATTTGGTTGAGGATGAT GTGAAAGTTTGTGATATTTGTGGTGATGCTGGTCGTGAAGAGCAGCTTGCTGTTTGTAGCAGATGTAATGATGGTGCAGAGCACAC TTACTGCATGCAAGTAATGCTGGACAAAGTTCCAGAGGGTGAATGGCTTTGTGAGGAATGCAAGTCTAAAGAGAATGTTGAAAGCCAGAAATCTGATAAGTCTGAAACTATATTTCCAGCTTCAAGGCTGCCAATcttgaaggagaaaaataaaatctctAAAGCGAGTGCAATCTCCAAGAGCTTACCTAAGTTGGATCTGAAGGTGCTGGATTTGGACATGAAGCAAGCCACAAAACCTGCAACACCAAGACTAGTTGAAGCAGAACCTGTTTCTGCAGCTAAAAGGCAAGCTTCTGATAAAGGCAATGGATCACCAAATTTGTGCAGTCCAAATAGGAAACCTTCACTTTTGAGAGAAGGCTCCTTTAAGAACTTAGACACGGGCAAAGTAAAGCTTGGCCATTCAGTAACTTCATCTGCTGGTCAATCTGCAAACCATCCTGAGGAGATTGGCACATATGGGTGTAACTCAAGGATGCAATCCAGATTGCAGTCACCACGCAATAAGTTTTCACCACTGAGCAATTTGCCTCATAAGTCTGCTCAATTTAGTGAGGGTGGACATTGTTCAAGTATGGCTTCTACTTTGGTTTCTAAGGCTTCTACCCTATCAAAGGGATCAGAGGCTTCGTTATCCAATATGACTACTTCACAAGGGGTAAAGCCAAAGCCCAAGGTTAAACAGGTGCTGGATGAAGTTCCGCAGAAGCACCTGTTGGCTAGAAACTCTTCCTTTTGTGACAGGAGGAAGGAAGGACCAGTCAAAATGCTTGGTAAATCTGCGTCATTCAAGTCCAATACAAATACTGTGAGCTTAAGTTTGGATGATATGAAGTTAAAACTGCAATCTCAGAATTTACCTCATGCTGAAGACTTGAAAAGCTTGAAGCAACTCAATGAAGGAGCCAGTGTGATTGGAAGGAAGAACTCTTTTAAGTTAGATCATCCCATGAATGGTTCATCGCCAGCAGCGAGTACTGGGAATCTCTATCTTCCAAGGTCTGACACTAAAGCATTGCAATCTGATGCCAAGACAAAAGCTGCCAGTGATGCGGCCGTagcctccaagaaagatgcagaaAAAACAATATCCTGTG GAAATGGTATCAGGAAAAGATTGCTCTCTTGTCATGGTGAATATGTGGCACCAATAACCAATGAGTTGGATAAAAAGAATGGATTAGttgatgaaaaaacaaaaattgtgaAATCTGTAGCTGTTGACACATCAATGGGATCTGAAAACATACTTGTCTCTG CTGGTAGTCAAGTGCAGATTCAAACTCCTTCATCTTTTGATGACACTTCAGCTGTTGCTAATTCTTCTGAAAACAAGATGATGGAACAGAATCTGCAGCAAAGTGGTTCTAAGGAAGATAATCTGATTGGTTCTCATACGCCTGATAAGTCACATTCAAATCCCTCATATACAGTACAAGAGGGTTTACTGCAAACAAGGGATTCGAGCAACCTGGAAACAAGGTCCAAGGAGCTCTCCCCTTTTGTCCAATCCAGGAAATTTTTAGCTAATGGTAGAAAAATAAGATGCTTCAAGTGCAAAGAAATAGGCCATATTGCTCAGTTCTGCTCAAATAAGGGAAATGATGCTGGCATTAGTCCTCGTGCTTCTACTGCATCTGCTGTGAGAGGTTCTAAAGAAATGACAGGAAAAAGCAAATGGGATCATGCTGTGGAGACTGGTTTGTCCCAGAAAACTAAGAATGGTGAAGGTGATAGGCTGTTTATTCATTCAAATGATGTAGTGTTACCTACCACAGATCTAAACAATGATTTGGCTTCTAAAACTCCAGTACCAACAGGCCTAGGAGCAGTTTCTGTTGCCACAAACAGTGGAAGTGCTTTGTTAATGGAGAAAG ATGGAAAAAAACTAGAACCTTGTTTCAGAGAGATGCCATTGCAGCCTTTTAGGAGTCATGTGACATGCTTTGCGATTCCTGAACATCATTATATATGGCA AGGCAGTTTTGAGGTACAGAGGAGTGGGAAGATAGCTGATTTTTGTGATGGAGTTCAAGCACATTTATCAACATGCGCGTCACCAAAAGTTGTTGAAGCAGCCAATGGGTTTCCTTCTAGAGTGCAGCTGGAAGAAATACCTCGTTTGAGTTTGTGGCCAGTTCAGTTTCAGGCCAAATATCCAACAGAGGATAACATTGCTCTCTACTTTTTTGCGAAGGATGTTGAGAG TTATGAAAGAGATTACAAGAAGTTGGTGGAAAATATGCTGACAAATGATTTGGCTTTGAAAGCTAATGTTGGCAGTGTGGAGCTTTTGATATTTACGTCTGATCAGCTGCCTGACAACTCACAGC GCTGGAACAGGTTATTTTTTCTCTGGGGTGTATTCCGAGAAAGGAAAGTTGGTTGCTTAGAGCCTGTGAGCAGTTCTATGGCAAAACCGTTTGGAGCTGACAGAGATGTATCATCATCGTCTAAGGATTTTTCCTCCATGATAGCTGAAACTACAGTTGTATCGAAGTTGATACCTCCTGTATGTCTGGGTGAGGATTCGTCCTCTTACAGAACACCTGAAGCATCTGAAGCAGCTGAGGCTACTACCTCTTTGAGTTTGCCATCTTCAGTTGACCAGTTGTCAAACTTGTTTGGACACAATGAGTCCATCGAAGAAGATGTACTCCCATCAAAGAACCAGTCTTCAAGTATGGCTCCAGACATTAATCCTAACAGTCATCAGATGGCTTGCCAGCTATCTGCAAATTCATCATCTAAAGCTCCCCATAACGGCAGGCAAAGGCAATCTGTCATTTCTTTG AAGGAAGGAGACAGAGATTCTCAGATTAGGCATGATATGGATCAACCCTACCTGCGACGGAGCGAGATACTGAATGCCACTGAAAGTAGCAGGGCTTTGCCAGCTGTATCCGAAATGCAAGAACCTTCCTCTGATTCTTCAAAAGATGTCAAAGTTATTTGCAATAACCAGGATCAAGAGCAACTGACAAAGGAAATGCAAATGGTTGCCAAAGGCAAAGATGGTGAATTGCAGGACAGCATTGACAAAAACAAAGATCAGCTTTTGGTTGATTTGGGAGGACCGGAACCTGCAATAATTCCTATTAAGAAAGAAAGCAGTgccttggatctgagatctaaCTGTAAACGCCAACATGTTTGCTTCTCAGGAAAAACCTTTAAAGCATATGAAATAAAGCATGAAGGATCAAATTGTGCATCTATAAATGGAGAACATGAAAGCAAGAGAATAAAAAGGGGTAACATGCTGAATTCATGTGGAATTGATCTTAACTCCACTTTTCCAGAAAATGAGGATATCAAAGTAGATCATCACACTTTTGATCATGGGGAGGAAGCTGAATCATCAAAAACTGCAGAAAGATGCTTTTTCTCTGTGGATTTTGGGCACGTTCGAGATCGTGAAGCATGCAGCTCCAACTCTTGGCCAagtttcaaaaataataatgatGAATCACTAAGGTCAGACATCCCAAACCTTGAACTTGAATTGGGTGCtggaaaacaagtgaagaaagGGCTGCTACCCTTATTCCTTAACGTGCTTGATGAAAAAAGCTGCAAAGACAGCCATTCAGATAAGGGAATAGATGGTGCAGATGGTGGTGCATCATCTCTCTCGCTTTCACTTGCTTTTCCTGTTCCTGAGAAAGAGAAGTCTGAAAATCCAGTCTCAGCATCAGAAAAGGTTTTTGCAGAGCAGCCCCATGTTAACACCCCGTTATGGCTTTTTGGTGGTTGCATGGATTCATAA
- the LOC116253055 gene encoding uncharacterized protein LOC116253055 isoform X4 — translation MSDESGRRKAVKQGSFGNNKSKFVKSHACDDQPQTSETSNLVSACSSHDSASENADGKGSVRGCVNSDSCLYDGSKIMMSEEQVDDNHGGGSSRSGVIHGVHSVHRLVNESFNHVSLSNLKPTKAHAAVKLDSAEKTKSLTDSGGGSHTRGITRSSKRLGGLESVDTGKDVQTHSKVLGRETSGKDGSVSNSASESNSSQSNSTSKCRNSSAKCHENAPNGHVCTSSPHEIKETKLHPSPDKGDSRRCSGGSNFEEEPMHMEKIGGSSLISKKDVPKTSNVYEKMSLLCPSQTVNESSRPPGVIDVPKKHGENDDLLGPLPDKSSNVGSMEMAGTMPLPSNEAHIRTAQVAQNSASLSKNAGELIESAVVQVEPPSILFPVIASGTSGTISTFKDSSVNHLTAESTSATVAQRNPSVGSAAKIHPYAEAEHDQDPNAVNISTDRDDTAGLSSQPKQKDLPVSAQLEGCTTSSSASEKQGKLQLSQPSSESDHSESDLVEDDVKVCDICGDAGREEQLAVCSRCNDGAEHTYCMQVMLDKVPEGEWLCEECKSKENVESQKSDKSETIFPASRLPILKEKNKISKASAISKSLPKLDLKVLDLDMKQATKPATPRLVEAEPVSAAKRQASDKGNGSPNLCSPNRKPSLLREGSFKNLDTGKVKLGHSVTSSAGQSANHPEEIGTYGCNSRMQSRLQSPRNKFSPLSNLPHKSAQFSEGGHCSSMASTLVSKASTLSKGSEASLSNMTTSQGVKPKPKVKQVLDEVPQKHLLARNSSFCDRRKEGPVKMLGKSASFKSNTNTVSLSLDDMKLKLQSQNLPHAEDLKSLKQLNEGASVIGRKNSFKLDHPMNGSSPAASTGNLYLPRSDTKALQSDAKTKAASDAAVASKKDAEKTISCGNGIRKRLLSCHGEYVAPITNELDKKNGLVDEKTKIVKSVAVDTSMGSENILVSAGSQVQIQTPSSFDDTSAVANSSENKMMEQNLQQSGSKEDNLIGSHTPDKSHSNPSYTVQEGLLQTRDSSNLETRSKELSPFVQSRKFLANGRKIRCFKCKEIGHIAQFCSNKGNDAGISPRASTASAVRGSKEMTGKSKWDHAVETGLSQKTKNGEGDRLFIHSNDVVLPTTDLNNDLASKTPVPTGLGAVSVATNSGSALLMEKDGKKLEPCFREMPLQPFRSHVTCFAIPEHHYIWQGSFEVQRSGKIADFCDGVQAHLSTCASPKVVEAANGFPSRVQLEEIPRLSLWPVQFQAKYPTEDNIALYFFAKDVESYERDYKKLVENMLTNDLALKANVGSVELLIFTSDQLPDNSQRWNRLFFLWGVFRERKVGCLEPVSSSMAKPFGADRDVSSSSKDFSSMIAETTVVSKLIPPVCLGEDSSSYRTPEASEAAEATTSLSLPSSVDQLSNLFGHNESIEEDVLPSKNQSSSMAPDINPNSHQMACQLSANSSSKAPHNGRQRQSVISLKEGDRDSQIRHDMDQPYLRRSEILNATESSRALPAVSEMQEPSSDSSKDVKVICNNQDQEQLTKEMQMVAKGKDGELQDSIDKNKDQLLVDLGGPEPAIIPIKKESSALDLRSNCKRQHVCFSGKTFKAYEIKHEGSNCASINGEHESKRIKRGNMLNSCGIDLNSTFPENEDIKVDHHTFDHGEEAESSKTAERCFFSVDFGHVRDREACSSNSWPSFKNNNDESLRSDIPNLELELGAGKQVKKGLLPLFLNVLDEKSCKDSHSDKGIDGADGGASSLSLSLAFPVPEKEKSENPVSASEKVFAEQPHVNTPLWLFGGCMDS, via the exons ATGTCAGATGAAAGTGGCCGAAGAAAGGCAGTTAAACAAGGTTCGTTTGGTAATAATAAATCTAAGTTTGTTAAGAGCCATGCATGTGATGACCAACCACAAACAAGTGAGACGAGCAACCTGGTTAGTGCTTGTTCAAGTCATGATTCCGCTTCTGAAAATGCAGACGGCAAAGGAAGTGTAAGGGGGTGTGTTAATTCGGACTCTTGTTTGTATGATGGAAGTAAGATCATGATGTCTGAGGAGCAGGTTGATGATAATCATGGTGGTGGCAGTTCAAGAAGTGGGGTAATTCATGGAGTTCATTCTGTGCATAGGTTGGTCAATGAGAGTTTTAATCATGTTTCCTTGTCTAATTTAAAACCAACAAAGGCTCATGCTGCAGTTAAGCTGGATTCTGCAGAGAAAACAAAGAGTCTTACTGATTCTGGTGGAGGTTCTCATACACGAGGCATTACCAGGTCTTCAAAAAGGCTAGGAGGTCTTGAATCTGTTGATACTGGTAAGGATGTGCAAACACACTCAAAGGTTTTAGGCAGAGAAACCAGTGGGAAGGATGGATCTGTTTCTAATTCTGCTTCAGAGTCCAACTCTTCACAATCAAATAGTACATCCAAATGTAGAAATAGTTCTGCtaaatgtcatgaaaatgcacCAAATGGACATGTGTGTACATCATCCCCACATGAGATAAAGGAAACGAAGCTTCATCCTTCTCCTGATAAAGGTGATTCAAGGAGATGCAGTGGAGGAAGTAACTTTGAAGAGGAACCCATGCATATGGAGAAAATTGGTGGTTCAtcattaatttcaaaaaaagatgTGCCAAAGACTTCtaatgtttatgaaaaaatgagtttaCTGTGCCCGTCGCAAACTGTTAACGAATCTAGTAGACCACCTGGGGTCATTGATGTTCCAAAGAAACATGGTGAAAATGATGATCTGTTAGGCCCACTTCCAGATAAAAGTTCAAATGTGGGCTCTATGGAAATGGCAGGTACAATGCCCCTTCCCTCAAACGAAGCACATATTAGAACTGCTCAAGTTGCACAGAATTCAGCCTCTCTCTCTAAGAATGCAGGTGAACTTATTGAATCTGCAGTTGTACAAGTAGAACCTCCTTCAATATTATTTCCAGTCATAGCTAGTGGCACAAGTGGAACAATATCAACCTTCAAAGATTCATCTGTTAACCATTTGACTGCTGAAAGTACTTCAGCTACTGTCGCCCAAAGGAATCCATCTGTTGGTTCAGCAGCAAAGATCCACCCTTATGCAGAAGCTGAACATGACCAGGACCCAAATGCTGTAAATATTTCTACTGATCGAGATGATACTGCTGGCTTATCATCTCAACCTAAACAGAAAGATTTGCCTGTGAGTGCTCAACTTGAAGGATGCACCACCTCATCCAGTGCATCTGAGAAGCAGGGGAAATTGCAATTATCACAGCCTTCATCTGAGAGTGACCATTCTGAGTCTGATTTGGTTGAGGATGAT GTGAAAGTTTGTGATATTTGTGGTGATGCTGGTCGTGAAGAGCAGCTTGCTGTTTGTAGCAGATGTAATGATGGTGCAGAGCACAC TTACTGCATGCAAGTAATGCTGGACAAAGTTCCAGAGGGTGAATGGCTTTGTGAGGAATGCAAGTCTAAAGAGAATGTTGAAAGCCAGAAATCTGATAAGTCTGAAACTATATTTCCAGCTTCAAGGCTGCCAATcttgaaggagaaaaataaaatctctAAAGCGAGTGCAATCTCCAAGAGCTTACCTAAGTTGGATCTGAAGGTGCTGGATTTGGACATGAAGCAAGCCACAAAACCTGCAACACCAAGACTAGTTGAAGCAGAACCTGTTTCTGCAGCTAAAAGGCAAGCTTCTGATAAAGGCAATGGATCACCAAATTTGTGCAGTCCAAATAGGAAACCTTCACTTTTGAGAGAAGGCTCCTTTAAGAACTTAGACACGGGCAAAGTAAAGCTTGGCCATTCAGTAACTTCATCTGCTGGTCAATCTGCAAACCATCCTGAGGAGATTGGCACATATGGGTGTAACTCAAGGATGCAATCCAGATTGCAGTCACCACGCAATAAGTTTTCACCACTGAGCAATTTGCCTCATAAGTCTGCTCAATTTAGTGAGGGTGGACATTGTTCAAGTATGGCTTCTACTTTGGTTTCTAAGGCTTCTACCCTATCAAAGGGATCAGAGGCTTCGTTATCCAATATGACTACTTCACAAGGGGTAAAGCCAAAGCCCAAGGTTAAACAGGTGCTGGATGAAGTTCCGCAGAAGCACCTGTTGGCTAGAAACTCTTCCTTTTGTGACAGGAGGAAGGAAGGACCAGTCAAAATGCTTGGTAAATCTGCGTCATTCAAGTCCAATACAAATACTGTGAGCTTAAGTTTGGATGATATGAAGTTAAAACTGCAATCTCAGAATTTACCTCATGCTGAAGACTTGAAAAGCTTGAAGCAACTCAATGAAGGAGCCAGTGTGATTGGAAGGAAGAACTCTTTTAAGTTAGATCATCCCATGAATGGTTCATCGCCAGCAGCGAGTACTGGGAATCTCTATCTTCCAAGGTCTGACACTAAAGCATTGCAATCTGATGCCAAGACAAAAGCTGCCAGTGATGCGGCCGTagcctccaagaaagatgcagaaAAAACAATATCCTGTG GAAATGGTATCAGGAAAAGATTGCTCTCTTGTCATGGTGAATATGTGGCACCAATAACCAATGAGTTGGATAAAAAGAATGGATTAGttgatgaaaaaacaaaaattgtgaAATCTGTAGCTGTTGACACATCAATGGGATCTGAAAACATACTTGTCTCTG CTGGTAGTCAAGTGCAGATTCAAACTCCTTCATCTTTTGATGACACTTCAGCTGTTGCTAATTCTTCTGAAAACAAGATGATGGAACAGAATCTGCAGCAAAGTGGTTCTAAGGAAGATAATCTGATTGGTTCTCATACGCCTGATAAGTCACATTCAAATCCCTCATATACAGTACAAGAGGGTTTACTGCAAACAAGGGATTCGAGCAACCTGGAAACAAGGTCCAAGGAGCTCTCCCCTTTTGTCCAATCCAGGAAATTTTTAGCTAATGGTAGAAAAATAAGATGCTTCAAGTGCAAAGAAATAGGCCATATTGCTCAGTTCTGCTCAAATAAGGGAAATGATGCTGGCATTAGTCCTCGTGCTTCTACTGCATCTGCTGTGAGAGGTTCTAAAGAAATGACAGGAAAAAGCAAATGGGATCATGCTGTGGAGACTGGTTTGTCCCAGAAAACTAAGAATGGTGAAGGTGATAGGCTGTTTATTCATTCAAATGATGTAGTGTTACCTACCACAGATCTAAACAATGATTTGGCTTCTAAAACTCCAGTACCAACAGGCCTAGGAGCAGTTTCTGTTGCCACAAACAGTGGAAGTGCTTTGTTAATGGAGAAAG ATGGAAAAAAACTAGAACCTTGTTTCAGAGAGATGCCATTGCAGCCTTTTAGGAGTCATGTGACATGCTTTGCGATTCCTGAACATCATTATATATGGCA AGGCAGTTTTGAGGTACAGAGGAGTGGGAAGATAGCTGATTTTTGTGATGGAGTTCAAGCACATTTATCAACATGCGCGTCACCAAAAGTTGTTGAAGCAGCCAATGGGTTTCCTTCTAGAGTGCAGCTGGAAGAAATACCTCGTTTGAGTTTGTGGCCAGTTCAGTTTCAGGCCAAATATCCAACAGAGGATAACATTGCTCTCTACTTTTTTGCGAAGGATGTTGAGAG TTATGAAAGAGATTACAAGAAGTTGGTGGAAAATATGCTGACAAATGATTTGGCTTTGAAAGCTAATGTTGGCAGTGTGGAGCTTTTGATATTTACGTCTGATCAGCTGCCTGACAACTCACAGC GCTGGAACAGGTTATTTTTTCTCTGGGGTGTATTCCGAGAAAGGAAAGTTGGTTGCTTAGAGCCTGTGAGCAGTTCTATGGCAAAACCGTTTGGAGCTGACAGAGATGTATCATCATCGTCTAAGGATTTTTCCTCCATGATAGCTGAAACTACAGTTGTATCGAAGTTGATACCTCCTGTATGTCTGGGTGAGGATTCGTCCTCTTACAGAACACCTGAAGCATCTGAAGCAGCTGAGGCTACTACCTCTTTGAGTTTGCCATCTTCAGTTGACCAGTTGTCAAACTTGTTTGGACACAATGAGTCCATCGAAGAAGATGTACTCCCATCAAAGAACCAGTCTTCAAGTATGGCTCCAGACATTAATCCTAACAGTCATCAGATGGCTTGCCAGCTATCTGCAAATTCATCATCTAAAGCTCCCCATAACGGCAGGCAAAGGCAATCTGTCATTTCTTTG AAGGAAGGAGACAGAGATTCTCAGATTAGGCATGATATGGATCAACCCTACCTGCGACGGAGCGAGATACTGAATGCCACTGAAAGTAGCAGGGCTTTGCCAGCTGTATCCGAAATGCAAGAACCTTCCTCTGATTCTTCAAAAGATGTCAAAGTTATTTGCAATAACCAGGATCAAGAGCAACTGACAAAGGAAATGCAAATGGTTGCCAAAGGCAAAGATGGTGAATTGCAGGACAGCATTGACAAAAACAAAGATCAGCTTTTGGTTGATTTGGGAGGACCGGAACCTGCAATAATTCCTATTAAGAAAGAAAGCAGTgccttggatctgagatctaaCTGTAAACGCCAACATGTTTGCTTCTCAGGAAAAACCTTTAAAGCATATGAAATAAAGCATGAAGGATCAAATTGTGCATCTATAAATGGAGAACATGAAAGCAAGAGAATAAAAAGGGGTAACATGCTGAATTCATGTGGAATTGATCTTAACTCCACTTTTCCAGAAAATGAGGATATCAAAGTAGATCATCACACTTTTGATCATGGGGAGGAAGCTGAATCATCAAAAACTGCAGAAAGATGCTTTTTCTCTGTGGATTTTGGGCACGTTCGAGATCGTGAAGCATGCAGCTCCAACTCTTGGCCAagtttcaaaaataataatgatGAATCACTAAGGTCAGACATCCCAAACCTTGAACTTGAATTGGGTGCtggaaaacaagtgaagaaagGGCTGCTACCCTTATTCCTTAACGTGCTTGATGAAAAAAGCTGCAAAGACAGCCATTCAGATAAGGGAATAGATGGTGCAGATGGTGGTGCATCATCTCTCTCGCTTTCACTTGCTTTTCCTGTTCCTGAGAAAGAGAAGTCTGAAAATCCAGTCTCAGCATCAGAAAAGGTTTTTGCAGAGCAGCCCCATGTTAACACCCCGTTATGGCTTTTTGGTGGTTGCATGGATTCATAA